A portion of the Meriones unguiculatus strain TT.TT164.6M chromosome 14, Bangor_MerUng_6.1, whole genome shotgun sequence genome contains these proteins:
- the Znf592 gene encoding zinc finger protein 592 encodes MGDMKTPDFDDLLAAFDIPDPTSLDAKEAIQTPSEENESPLKSSGMCMDENVSLSHSGSAPDVPAVSVIVKNTSRQESFEAEKDHIAPSLLHNGFRGSDLPPDSHHCGKFESAFINGDSTRSFTSKLEASKSEPLPTFNQFSPISSPEPEDPVKDNGFGIKAKHSESYFPPPPGAVGGPVLEALSKFPVPELHMFDHICKKEPKPEPLPLESQPEQEQVGQKVVEPHKGLDTSRFFGEALEFNSHSSNSIGEIKKLAPELSACSSVPPRQRLKPAHSKLSSCVAALVALQAKRVASVAKEDQPGHTKDSSGPTKEGSKGSPKMPKSPKSPRSPLEVTRKSIKPSDSPRSICSDSSSKGSPSVAASSPPAIPKVRIKTIKTSSGEIKRTVTRILPDPDDPSKSPVESPVGSTIAEAPSEMAGDEGTAMPTEEHFPEAGINSGSPQGDRKGDESMIKASDSSSPCRISGPRVSKGAALNSQATKKQQSTALQTSTPAPASLLPKAVHLANLNLVPHSVAASVTAKSSAQRRSQPQVTQMTVPLVHQVKKAAPLIVEVFNKVLHSSNPVPLYAPNLSPPADSRIHVPASGYCCLECGDAFALEKSLSQHYSRRSVHIEVLCTLCSKTLLFFNKCSLLRHARDHKSKGLVMQCSQLLVKPISADQMFVAAPVNSSAPATPAASSSPKPSPPSSYASPVIPALPLYPDPVRLIRYGTKCPECHKQMRDYMVLAAHFQRITEETEGLTCQVCQMLLPNQCSFCAHQRIHAHKSPYCCPECGVLCRSAYFQTHVKENCLHYARKVGYRCIHCGVIHLTLALLKSHIQERHCQVFHKCAFCPMAFKTASSTMDHSTTQHPTQPHRPSQLIYKCSCEMVFNKKRHIQQHFYQNVSKTQAAVFKCPECPLLFLQKPELMQHVKSTHGVPRNVDELSSLQSSADTASSRPASRAATEPPATSGAARGSSLTAGRWGRPEAHRRTEARPRMRSTGWTCQECQEWVPDRESYVSHMKKSHGRTLKRYPCRQCEQSFHTPSSLRKHIRNNHDTVKKVYTCGYCTEDSPSFPRPSLLESHISLMHGIRNPDLSQTSKVIQPGGHSPQVNHLKRAVSRVADAPGTSNGATVPSTKRHRSVFQCAKCSFATDSELEFQSHIPQHQVDSSTAQCLLCGLCYTSASSLNRHLFIVHKVRDQEEEEEEEEIVEVKVEATDPEACSAEEVAMETRENGLEECASDPLVADLKPRRSLGLTLDEYSAQAPQNQPQASQDQNSHALSPQV; translated from the exons ATGGGGGATATGAAAACCCCAGATTTTGATGACCTTCTGGCTGCCTTTGACATCCCAGATCCCACGAGTCTTGATGCCAAGGAGGCCATCCAGACTCCTAGTGAGGAGAATGAGAGTCCCCTGAAGTCTTCAGGCATGTGTATGGATGAGAATGTGTCCTTGTCTCACTCAGGATCAGCCCCAGATGTGCCGGCTGTGAGTGTCATTGTCAAGAACACCAGCCGCCAAGAGTCATTTGAAGCAGAGAAAGACCACATTGCTCCTAGTCTCCTACACAATGGATTTCGGGGCTCAGACCTGCCTCCAGACTCCCACCACTGTGGGAAGTTTGAGTCTGCTTTTATAAATGGAGACAGTACTAGGAGTTTCACGAGCAAGCTAGAGGCTTCCAAGTCGGAGCCATTACCTACCTTCAACCAGTTCAGCCCAATCTCTAGCCCAGAACCCGAGGACCCTGTCAAAGATAATGGGTTTGGGATAAAGGCCAAGCACTCTGAGAGTTATTTCCCACCACCTCCCGGGGCTGTGGGGGGCCCAGTCCTGGAAGCTCTGTCTAAGTTCCCAGTCCCAGAGCTACACATGTTTGATCACATTTGTAAGAAAGAACCCAAACCAGAACCCTTGCCTTTGGAGAGCCAGCCGGAGCAGGAGCAGGTTGGGCAGAAGGTGGTGGAGCCTCACAAAGGTCTGGATACCAGTCGGTTCTTTGGGGAAGCTTTAGAATTCAATAGTCACTCTAGCAACAGTATTGGAGAAATCAAGAAGCTGGCTCCAGAGCTTAGTGCTTGCTCCTCCGTCCCCCCTAGGCAGCGTCTGAAGCCAGCCCATTCCAAACTCTCCTCTTGTGTCGCAGCCTTGGTGGCCCTACAGGCCAAAAGGGTGGCCAGTGTTGCCAAGGAGGATCAGCCTGGTCACACAAAGGATTCCTCAGGGCCCACTAAAGAGGGTTCTAAAGGCAGCCCCAAAATGCCCAAGTCACCAAAGAGTCCCCGGAGCCCTCTGGAGGTCACTAGAAAAAGTATCAAGCCATCAGACAGTCCTCGGAGCATCTGCAGTGACAGTAGCAGCAAAGGGTCCCCTTCTGTGGCTGCCAGCTCCCCACCAGCAATTCCCAAAGTTAGAATCAAAACAATTAAGACATCATCAGGGGAAATCAAACGGACTGTCACAAGGATCCTTCCAGACCCTGATGACCCAAGTAAGTCCCCTGTTGAGTCACCTGTAGGGAGCACCATTGCTGAGGCCCCAAGTGAGATGGCAGGGGATGAGGGCACAGCCATGCCTACGGAAGAGCACTTTCCTGAGGCAGGCATAAATTCAGGGAGCCCCCAGGGTGACAGGAAAGGGGATGAGAGCATGATAAAGGCCAGTGACTCTTCATCTCCCTGCCGCATCTCTGGGCCCCGGGTCTCAAAAGGAGCTGCCCTGAACTCGCAGGCAACAAAGAAGCAACAGAGCACAGCACTTCAGACATCAACCCCAGCCCCTGCCAGTCTCTTGCCCAAAGCTGTGCACTTGGCCAACTTGAACCTGGTCCCCCACAGTGTTGCTGCATCTGTGACTGCCAAGTCCTCAGCACAGAGACGGAGCCAGCCTCAGGTCACACAAATGACAGTGCCCCTGGTCCACCAGGTGAAAAAGGCCGCCCCTCTGATTGTGGAGGTCTTCAACAAGGTCCTTCACAGCTCCAACCCTGTGCCCCTCTATGCGCCAAATCTCAGTCCACCTGCAGACAGCAGAATCCATGTGCCGGCCAGTGGGTACTGCTGCCTGGAGTGTGGAGACGCGTTTGCCTTAGAGAAGAGCCTGAGCCAGCACTACAGCCGGCGGAGTGTCCACATCGAGGTGCTGTGTACACTGTGCTCCAAGACACTGCTCTTCTTCAACAAGTGCAGCCTGCTTCGGCACGCCCGTGACCACAAGAGCAAGGGGCTTGTCATGCAGTGTTCTCAGCTGCTTGTGAAGCCCATCTCCGCAGACCAGATGTTTGTGGCGGCTCCTGTGAATTCCTCGGCACCAGCAACCCcagcagcttcttcctcccctaaACCCAGCCCTCCTTCCAGCTATGCCagccctgtaattccagccttgcCGCTTTACCCAGACCCGGTGAGGCTCATCCGGTATGGAACCAAGTGTCCTGAGTGTCACAAGCAGATGCGAGACTATATGGTCCTGGCTGCACATTTccagaggataacagaggaaaccgAGGGGCTA ACTTGCCAGGTATGCCAGATGCTGCTGCCAAACCAATGTAGTTTCTGCGCACACCAGCGGATTCATGCGCACAAGTCCCCCTACTGCTGCCCGGAGTGTGGCGTCCTCTGCCGCTCTGCTTACTTCCAGACTCACGTGAAGGAGAATTGTCTGCACTATGCCCGGAAAGTGGGCTACAG GTGCATCCATTGTGGTGTCATCCACCTGACTTTGGCCTTGCTGAAAAGCCACATCCAGGAGCGACACTGCCAGGTTTTCCACAAATGTGCATTCTGTCCCATGGCCTTCAAGACTGCCAGTAGTACGATGGACCACAGTACCACCCAGCACCCTACCCAGCCCCACAGACCCTCCCA GCTAATTTATAAGTGCTCCTGTGAAATGGTCTTCAATAAGAAGAGGCATATCCAACAGCATTTTTACCAGAATGTCAGCAAGACACAAGCGGCTGTCTTCAAGTGCCCCGAGTGCCCACTCCTGTTTCTACAGAAGCCAGAATTAATGCAGCACGTCAAG agTACCCACGGTGTTCCCCGGAACGTGGATGAGCTGTCAAGCCTCCAGTCTTCAGCGGACACGGCTTCTAGCCGCCCTGCTTCTCGTGCTGCCACTGAGCCCCCAGCCACAAGTGGAGCTGCTAGAGGCAGCTCGCTGACTGCTGGCCGCTGGGGCCGGCCAGAAGCCCACCGCAGAACTGAAGCAAGGCCACGGATGAGGAGCACTGGTTGGACCTGCCAAGAGTGCCAGGAGTGGGTTCCTGATAGAGAGAGCTATGTGTCCCACATGAAAAAGAGCCATGGTCGG ACACTGAAGCGGTACCCATGCCGGCAGTGTGAACAGTCCTTCCACACTCCCAGCAGCCTGCGCAAACACATACGCAACAACCACGACACAGTAAAAAAGGTCTACACTTGTGG GTACTGCACTGAGGATAGCCCCAGCTTTCCTCGACCCTCTCTGCTAGAGAGCCACATCAGCCTTATGCACGGTATCAGAAACCCTGATTTGAGCCAGACGTCCAAAGTCATACAGCCAGGTGGACATTCCCCTCAG GTGAACCATCTGAAAAGAGCAGTCAGCAGAGTAGCAGACGCTCCAGGCACTAGCAATGGCGCAACTGTTCCCTCTACCAAAAGGCACAGGTCCGTATTTCAGTGTGCAAAGTGCAGCTTTGCCACAGACTCAGAGCTCGAATTCCAGAGCCACATACCTCAGCACCAGGTGGACAGCTCCACAGCCCagtgtctcctctgtggcctgtgctACACGTCTGCTAGTTCCCTCAACCGCCACCTGTTCATAGTCCACAAAGTGAGAgatcaggaggaggaagaggaggaagaagagattgTGGAAGTGAAGGTGGAAGCCACAGACCCAGAGGCATGCTCTGCAGAGGAGGTGGCCATGGAGACTAGAGAGAATGGACTGGAAGAATGTGCCAGTGACCCTTTGGTGGCTGACCTAAAGCCAAGGAGGTCGCTAGGCCTGACTCTGGACGAATACAGTGCCCAAGCCCCTCAGAATCAACCACAGGCCTCTCAGGACCAGAACAGCCATGCACTATCTCCTCAGGTGTGA